The Dethiosulfovibrio salsuginis genome contains a region encoding:
- the dctP gene encoding TRAP transporter substrate-binding protein DctP has product MKKKVSAVLLTVMILCIALPGFASYKSEYKMSVVPGAVTPWGMGAGYFAELVNERTEGRVNVKVYYSGQLFAGKQTSEFLLLRNGAIDFSLASTINWSPQVNELNLPALPFFVASDVDKRYAAMDAIEEGKSGKMMIDAVESKGVKFLAWGENGFRELTNSVRAVATVADMKDLKLRVVGSPIYIDTFKALGANPINMNWSEATTGFQQGLVDGQENPLVGICIPVKIWDYHKYLTNWHYVIDPLLLAVNPKVWSSFDEKDQAIIAQCAIDAMKYEKAISRIGLDDGSSLAYLESIGKAPEVKDPILFCEENGMTVTDLTPESVQAFKDATASVREEWTKKIGPKLVAAAEEDMASVQ; this is encoded by the coding sequence ATGAAGAAAAAGGTTTCTGCGGTTCTGCTGACTGTCATGATACTCTGCATCGCCCTTCCGGGATTTGCTTCCTACAAGAGCGAGTACAAAATGAGCGTAGTCCCAGGCGCCGTCACCCCTTGGGGGATGGGCGCTGGCTACTTCGCCGAGCTGGTCAACGAGAGGACCGAGGGAAGGGTCAACGTCAAGGTTTACTACTCGGGACAGCTTTTCGCCGGCAAACAGACCTCCGAGTTCCTTCTGCTCAGGAACGGAGCCATCGACTTTTCGCTGGCGTCGACGATCAACTGGTCTCCCCAGGTAAACGAGCTGAACCTTCCTGCTCTGCCTTTCTTCGTGGCCTCGGACGTGGATAAAAGGTACGCCGCCATGGACGCCATAGAGGAGGGCAAGTCGGGCAAGATGATGATCGACGCGGTGGAGAGTAAGGGCGTCAAGTTCCTGGCCTGGGGCGAGAACGGTTTCAGAGAGCTCACCAACAGCGTCAGGGCCGTCGCCACCGTGGCCGACATGAAGGACCTCAAGCTCAGGGTCGTCGGAAGCCCTATATATATCGACACCTTCAAGGCCCTTGGAGCCAACCCGATCAACATGAACTGGTCCGAGGCGACGACGGGATTCCAGCAGGGACTCGTCGACGGCCAGGAGAACCCTCTGGTCGGTATATGCATCCCGGTTAAAATCTGGGACTACCACAAGTACCTCACCAACTGGCACTACGTCATAGATCCCCTCCTCCTTGCGGTCAACCCCAAGGTGTGGAGTAGCTTCGACGAGAAGGACCAGGCCATCATAGCCCAGTGTGCCATAGACGCCATGAAGTATGAAAAGGCAATCTCCCGCATAGGCCTCGACGACGGAAGCTCTCTGGCCTACCTCGAGAGCATCGGCAAGGCCCCTGAGGTCAAAGACCCAATTCTGTTCTGCGAGGAAAACGGCATGACCGTCACCGACCTCACTCCCGAGAGCGTTCAGGCGTTTAAGGACGCCACTGCGTCGGTGAGAGAGGAATGGACCAAAAAGATCGGTCCCAAGCTAGTAGCTGCCGCCGAGGAGGATATGGCTTCGGTACAGTAA
- a CDS encoding dihydrolipoamide acetyltransferase family protein produces the protein MSTTLTMPKLGLTMTEGTVSKWLKKEGDAVTSGEALFVVSTDKITYEVTAEREGVLLKVYVEENGSVPVGAPVAVIGEQGEAVEDSQPVSGDAPVPVEESKEVQIEAERPATAVSSGKVKATPKARKTAKEKGIDLSTVVGSGPDGRIKNRDVLAAGPKSSPVAAKMAKDLGVDLGSIDRDGRIMKSDVLRASAGRAQEDSVVPMTAMRKIIAQRMLESTQTIPTVTYEMDLDCSAMIDLREKAKPSAAKAGVKITYNDIIMMACAKVLVEQPMCNSSVDMEGQRYILHSSVNIGLAVAVEGGLLVPNVKDVQDKSLLEIASSTDELVQRSRENSLLPQDMEGGTFTISNLGMFGMRSFTPIVNPPESCILAVNAMEDRAVVVDGQVVVKTMTTLCLTADHRSVDGADGAKFLARLKELLESPVLLLL, from the coding sequence TTGTCCACGACACTTACGATGCCCAAGCTCGGTCTGACAATGACCGAGGGTACCGTCTCAAAGTGGCTTAAAAAAGAAGGTGACGCCGTAACCTCAGGGGAGGCGCTGTTCGTCGTCTCCACCGACAAGATAACCTACGAGGTTACCGCGGAGAGAGAGGGAGTCCTCTTAAAGGTATACGTCGAGGAAAACGGCTCGGTCCCGGTGGGAGCTCCGGTCGCGGTTATCGGCGAGCAGGGAGAGGCGGTGGAGGACTCTCAGCCGGTCTCGGGCGACGCCCCTGTTCCAGTAGAGGAATCGAAAGAGGTGCAGATCGAGGCCGAAAGACCTGCGACGGCGGTATCCTCCGGCAAGGTCAAGGCGACCCCTAAAGCCAGAAAGACCGCCAAAGAAAAGGGAATAGACCTGAGTACGGTGGTCGGATCGGGGCCTGACGGACGGATAAAGAACAGAGACGTCCTCGCCGCCGGGCCAAAGTCCTCCCCTGTCGCCGCCAAGATGGCTAAAGACCTTGGGGTGGACCTCGGCTCCATAGACCGAGACGGACGGATAATGAAGTCCGACGTCCTGAGGGCCTCCGCCGGAAGGGCACAGGAGGACTCGGTGGTCCCCATGACAGCCATGAGGAAGATCATAGCCCAGAGGATGTTGGAGAGCACCCAGACCATACCGACTGTTACCTACGAGATGGACCTGGACTGCTCCGCCATGATAGACCTTAGGGAAAAGGCCAAGCCGTCGGCGGCTAAGGCGGGGGTCAAGATCACCTACAACGACATAATCATGATGGCCTGCGCCAAGGTCCTCGTGGAACAGCCTATGTGCAACAGCTCAGTCGATATGGAGGGACAGAGGTATATCCTCCACTCCTCGGTGAACATCGGCCTGGCTGTGGCGGTGGAGGGCGGGCTTTTAGTGCCCAACGTCAAAGATGTCCAGGATAAATCGCTGCTGGAGATAGCCTCCTCGACCGACGAGCTGGTCCAGCGTTCCAGGGAAAACAGCCTTCTCCCTCAGGACATGGAGGGTGGCACCTTCACCATATCCAACTTGGGCATGTTCGGCATGAGGAGCTTCACCCCAATAGTAAACCCGCCTGAGTCGTGCATCCTGGCGGTGAACGCCATGGAGGACAGGGCGGTGGTGGTGGACGGTCAGGTGGTTGTGAAAACCATGACCACCCTCTGTCTGACCGCCGACCATAGATCGGTGGACGGCGCTGACGGCGCAAAATTCCTCGCCAGGCTCAAGGAGCTTTTGGAGTCTCCTGTGCTTTTGCTGCTCTAG
- the lpdA gene encoding dihydrolipoyl dehydrogenase — protein sequence MTKVAVIGGGPGGYVCAVRLAQLGASVTLIERERLGGTCLNWGCIPTKVLVHTAELYHETKNCSDLGLDVKDPSINWPNLMARKNGVVDQLVGGVQGLMVANGVEVLEGEASFSSPRSLQVGGRTVEFDAAVIATGSETVIPPIPGVDLPEVVTSKEALSFPSIPQSLTVVGGGVIGMEFACLYANMGTEVSVVEMLDSVLPPIDREISAIARGRMEAMGVKFYTSAKVTAFKKGDHGVTTSVETGEGTVYLDSQWVLMSVGRRANTGSLALEKAGVDHDRGKIAVDRHMATSVPGIYAIGDCCSPIQLAHVASAEGEVAAENIMGHSRSMDYKTVPSGVYTIPEIGSVGLTEEEAKRRGHSVKIGRFPLSSNGKSLIMKGYDGLVKFVVDGKYDEILGVHIIGPRATDLIVEGALALRLEATTEEIITTIHGHPTVGEALAEAAMDCDGRAIHRPPRK from the coding sequence ATGACTAAAGTAGCGGTAATAGGAGGAGGCCCAGGGGGCTACGTCTGCGCAGTCCGACTGGCCCAGCTGGGGGCATCGGTCACACTGATAGAGCGAGAAAGGCTGGGAGGAACCTGCCTGAACTGGGGCTGTATCCCCACTAAGGTGCTGGTCCACACCGCGGAGCTGTACCACGAGACGAAAAACTGCTCCGACCTCGGCCTGGACGTGAAGGATCCCTCCATAAACTGGCCCAACCTTATGGCAAGAAAGAACGGCGTCGTGGATCAGCTGGTCGGAGGGGTTCAGGGGCTCATGGTCGCCAACGGCGTGGAGGTCCTGGAGGGAGAGGCTTCCTTCTCCTCCCCTAGGTCCCTTCAGGTCGGAGGACGTACCGTCGAGTTCGACGCCGCGGTTATCGCAACGGGCTCCGAGACGGTCATACCTCCCATCCCAGGGGTGGACCTGCCGGAGGTGGTCACCAGCAAAGAGGCCCTGTCCTTCCCGTCCATACCTCAGTCCCTGACGGTGGTTGGCGGTGGGGTCATAGGGATGGAGTTCGCCTGCCTCTACGCCAATATGGGGACAGAGGTGTCGGTGGTGGAGATGCTGGACTCGGTCCTTCCCCCTATAGACAGGGAGATATCCGCCATAGCAAGAGGCAGGATGGAAGCGATGGGGGTCAAATTCTACACCTCCGCCAAGGTCACAGCCTTTAAAAAGGGAGACCATGGGGTGACCACGTCGGTCGAAACCGGCGAGGGAACCGTATATCTTGACTCCCAGTGGGTCCTGATGTCGGTAGGCCGAAGGGCAAACACCGGATCGTTGGCCCTGGAGAAGGCGGGAGTCGATCACGACAGGGGAAAGATCGCGGTGGATAGGCACATGGCGACGTCGGTACCTGGCATATACGCCATAGGCGACTGCTGTAGCCCTATACAGCTGGCCCACGTGGCATCCGCCGAGGGAGAGGTCGCGGCGGAGAATATCATGGGACATTCAAGGTCGATGGACTACAAGACCGTCCCAAGCGGAGTCTATACGATACCGGAGATAGGATCGGTGGGGCTGACGGAGGAGGAGGCAAAGAGGCGGGGACATTCGGTGAAGATAGGCCGATTCCCGCTGTCCTCCAACGGAAAAAGCCTCATCATGAAGGGATACGACGGGCTGGTCAAGTTCGTCGTGGACGGTAAATACGACGAGATACTAGGGGTCCACATAATAGGACCCAGGGCGACGGACCTCATAGTTGAGGGAGCTCTGGCCCTCAGGCTGGAGGCCACAACGGAGGAGATAATCACCACCATCCACGGCCACCCCACCGTAGGGGAGGCCCTGGCGGAGGCCGCCATGGACTGCGACGGCCGGGCCATCCACAGACCGCCGAGAAAATAG
- a CDS encoding PPC domain-containing DNA-binding protein: MAAFQSVVPEVTVKIVARLTPGTDLFEGIREICRHHEVECGAIDTALGSLTSATVVCISPDESSPSGASYREPLNVKGPLELVSACGTIGTEGESGELSIHLHGTVALDEAKAYFGHFVDDGRNRVLATVEIVITKFIGMRWIRGLDEETGFPLFKPEPHNRSGEGGGDRSRLKRA; the protein is encoded by the coding sequence ATGGCGGCCTTTCAGTCGGTGGTCCCAGAGGTGACGGTGAAGATCGTCGCCAGGCTAACCCCTGGGACCGACCTTTTCGAGGGAATCAGAGAGATCTGTCGTCACCACGAGGTGGAGTGCGGAGCGATAGACACCGCCTTAGGAAGCCTGACCTCCGCCACGGTAGTCTGCATATCCCCCGACGAGTCGTCCCCCTCCGGGGCGTCCTACCGGGAGCCCCTTAACGTAAAAGGGCCTCTTGAGCTGGTCTCGGCCTGCGGGACCATCGGTACGGAAGGCGAGTCGGGAGAGCTGTCAATCCACCTCCACGGGACGGTGGCGTTGGACGAAGCAAAGGCCTATTTCGGCCATTTCGTCGACGACGGACGCAACAGGGTCTTGGCCACGGTGGAGATAGTTATAACCAAATTTATCGGAATGAGGTGGATCCGAGGTCTCGACGAGGAGACCGGATTTCCCCTCTTTAAACCGGAGCCCCACAATCGATCGGGAGAGGGTGGAGGTGATCGATCACGGTTAAAACGCGCTTAG
- a CDS encoding alpha-ketoacid dehydrogenase subunit beta: MAETKNITFSQATLEAMQEEMARDDRVFVMGEDIARQGGIFGQFRGLPDSFGTERIRDTPITETAIIGAAVGAALAGMRPIADMHFADFMMVCGDEIYNQMAKVHYMFGGQKTVPMVLRAPDGLINQAAAQHSQSLEAIFQHIPGLKVVAPSNPADAKGLLKSAIRDDNPVIYFEHKALFNTKGDVPTDDYLTPIGKAKVVSEGSDVTMVSYSNCLQTVAKPVVNMASKEGISIELVDLRTISPIDKDTILESVAKTSRLVIVHEAVKQGGVGGEISAIVAEEAIDLLDAPILRFGAPFTPVAFARPLEQEYRLKPQAILEAIRKML; the protein is encoded by the coding sequence ATGGCTGAGACTAAAAATATAACCTTCTCTCAGGCGACCCTTGAGGCGATGCAGGAGGAGATGGCCAGGGACGACAGGGTTTTCGTCATGGGCGAGGACATCGCCAGACAGGGCGGAATCTTCGGTCAGTTCAGAGGGCTTCCCGACTCCTTCGGGACCGAGAGGATCAGGGATACACCTATCACCGAGACCGCCATCATAGGGGCGGCGGTGGGAGCGGCCCTCGCCGGTATGAGGCCAATAGCGGATATGCACTTCGCCGACTTTATGATGGTCTGCGGCGACGAGATATACAACCAGATGGCAAAAGTTCACTATATGTTCGGAGGCCAAAAAACCGTTCCTATGGTGCTCAGAGCCCCTGATGGCCTTATAAACCAGGCGGCGGCCCAGCATTCCCAGAGCCTGGAGGCGATTTTTCAACATATCCCAGGGCTGAAGGTGGTGGCCCCGTCAAATCCGGCGGACGCCAAAGGGCTTCTGAAGTCGGCCATAAGGGACGATAATCCGGTGATCTACTTCGAGCACAAGGCCCTGTTCAACACAAAAGGGGACGTGCCCACCGACGATTACCTCACCCCAATAGGGAAGGCAAAGGTGGTCAGTGAGGGATCCGACGTCACTATGGTGTCCTATTCCAACTGTCTCCAGACGGTGGCTAAGCCGGTGGTGAATATGGCTTCTAAAGAGGGTATCTCCATAGAGCTGGTGGACCTCAGGACCATCTCTCCGATAGACAAAGACACTATTCTCGAATCGGTGGCGAAGACCAGCAGGCTGGTCATAGTCCACGAGGCGGTAAAGCAGGGAGGGGTCGGAGGGGAGATCTCCGCCATAGTCGCAGAGGAGGCCATAGACCTTCTGGACGCCCCTATCCTCCGGTTCGGAGCGCCCTTCACCCCCGTGGCCTTCGCCAGGCCTCTGGAGCAGGAGTACCGTCTGAAGCCCCAGGCAATCCTGGAGGCGATCAGGAAGATGCTCTAG
- a CDS encoding TRAP transporter large permease: MNFSDPALWTMILFVVPLLVNVPIAIALGGAAVAVVHFWDMGLPMVSYNFFAGIAKFPLLAIPFFIMAGVIMEKAGIAERIIVLMKKMVGNMTGGLAIATVGVATFWGAVSGSGPATVAALGLILIPGMANAGYDKPFAAATVSVASGLAIVIPPSIAFIVYGGVANVSIPALFAAGFIPGAVVALFMMGAVYLVSRKKGYGGGEPAKPGEIFTAFKRAFWGILAPVIILGGIYGGIFTPTEAAAVAVFYGLFVGVFVYRQINSFSIIYEILSSTVVATSVVMIVVTCAGLFSWVGATVGLIEKGAGVLLSISQSQWVILLMINVILLLAGMVLDAISIYYVFLPILLPIMAHFGWDPIWFGVMMTINLAIGQVTPPVAVNLYVGANISGLTIEDISRPALPLIFAAIVALAVIVLFPQLSTWLPYTLGLK; the protein is encoded by the coding sequence ATGAATTTTTCCGATCCTGCACTCTGGACGATGATACTCTTCGTCGTGCCTCTTCTGGTAAATGTGCCTATAGCCATAGCCCTGGGAGGAGCCGCGGTGGCGGTGGTCCACTTCTGGGACATGGGACTTCCTATGGTCTCCTACAACTTTTTCGCCGGAATAGCCAAGTTCCCTCTGCTGGCCATACCTTTTTTCATAATGGCCGGGGTCATCATGGAGAAGGCGGGCATAGCGGAGCGGATCATCGTCCTGATGAAGAAGATGGTCGGCAACATGACCGGTGGCCTTGCGATAGCCACCGTCGGGGTCGCCACCTTCTGGGGGGCGGTCAGTGGCTCAGGTCCTGCAACAGTGGCGGCACTGGGGCTCATCCTCATACCTGGGATGGCAAACGCCGGATACGATAAGCCTTTCGCTGCGGCGACGGTTTCGGTTGCGTCGGGGCTTGCCATAGTCATACCGCCAAGCATCGCCTTTATAGTCTACGGAGGCGTCGCCAACGTCTCCATACCGGCGCTCTTCGCAGCGGGCTTCATTCCCGGAGCAGTCGTGGCGCTGTTCATGATGGGAGCGGTATATCTGGTGTCCCGTAAAAAGGGCTACGGAGGTGGAGAGCCAGCGAAGCCAGGGGAGATATTCACCGCCTTCAAACGGGCTTTCTGGGGGATCCTGGCGCCGGTCATAATACTTGGGGGAATCTACGGTGGAATATTCACCCCCACCGAGGCCGCAGCTGTGGCGGTTTTCTACGGCCTTTTCGTGGGCGTTTTCGTCTACAGGCAGATAAATTCCTTCTCGATAATTTACGAGATACTGTCGTCCACGGTGGTCGCCACGTCGGTGGTCATGATAGTGGTCACCTGTGCCGGTCTGTTCTCCTGGGTCGGAGCGACGGTGGGGCTCATAGAGAAGGGCGCAGGGGTGCTCCTAAGCATATCCCAGTCCCAGTGGGTCATACTGCTCATGATAAACGTCATATTGCTTCTGGCCGGGATGGTGCTGGACGCCATTTCCATATACTACGTCTTTTTGCCAATACTGCTCCCGATAATGGCCCATTTCGGATGGGATCCCATCTGGTTCGGGGTCATGATGACCATAAACCTCGCCATAGGTCAGGTCACCCCTCCTGTGGCGGTGAACCTCTACGTCGGAGCGAACATAAGCGGACTGACCATAGAGGACATAAGCCGTCCCGCCCTGCCGCTGATCTTTGCGGCAATAGTGGCCCTGGCGGTGATAGTCCTCTTCCCCCAGCTGTCGACCTGGTTACCCTACACGCTGGGACTTAAATAG
- a CDS encoding TRAP transporter small permease, whose amino-acid sequence MFSKFLDHFEEILGSLLVAVMVTISFVNVITRYFIKMSLSWSEEITVNLFVWVVLLGTSVAFKKGSHLGMEFVYERLPVKCKKVLFILSSALSIGFFVVLAWLGTLEVIDEMDLSVITESLAIPVWYYTIAVPVFSLLIIVRIVQNTVQVLRDKSY is encoded by the coding sequence ATGTTTTCCAAGTTTCTGGATCACTTCGAGGAGATATTGGGGTCTCTGTTAGTAGCTGTGATGGTGACCATATCCTTCGTAAACGTGATAACTAGATATTTCATAAAGATGTCTCTGTCCTGGTCCGAGGAGATAACGGTCAACCTGTTCGTATGGGTGGTCCTCCTGGGCACATCGGTGGCGTTCAAAAAGGGGTCCCATTTGGGCATGGAGTTCGTCTACGAGAGGCTTCCCGTTAAGTGCAAAAAGGTCCTTTTCATCCTGTCCAGCGCCCTGTCCATAGGGTTTTTCGTGGTTCTGGCCTGGCTTGGGACTTTAGAGGTCATAGACGAGATGGACCTGTCGGTCATAACCGAGTCGCTGGCCATACCGGTCTGGTATTACACCATAGCTGTCCCGGTCTTTTCACTGCTGATAATCGTCAGGATAGTGCAAAACACCGTTCAGGTCCTTAGGGACAAATCCTACTGA
- a CDS encoding thiamine pyrophosphate-dependent dehydrogenase E1 component subunit alpha, giving the protein MCAKAIRKEPLVPVTAYDRDLLVELYRKMVSIRLFEQKVEHHFLAGDIPGFVHLYIGEEGIATGVMANMTKEDYIESTHRGHGHTVAKGADLNRMMAEIFGKRTGCCKGKGGSMHIADFSVGMLGANGIVGGGYTLAVGAGLASKLRGDDRVSTVFFGDGASNRGTFHEALNMAAVWNLPVLFVCENNQWASTTPTHTVNSVENVADRAQGYGVPGYIVDGNDVFAVYEAAKEIIQSIRSGGGPVLLECKTYRIKGHFVGDPEKYRTKEEVQNMQETNDPITRFEAKVTEAGVMTDQELEEIHRQVEAAIEDAVRFALESPEPDPSELYEDLYV; this is encoded by the coding sequence ATGTGTGCAAAAGCTATTCGTAAAGAACCGCTTGTCCCGGTCACTGCCTATGATCGGGACCTTTTGGTGGAGCTCTACAGAAAGATGGTGTCCATCCGTCTGTTCGAGCAGAAGGTGGAGCATCATTTTCTGGCGGGAGACATACCGGGATTCGTCCATCTCTACATAGGTGAGGAGGGAATAGCCACCGGGGTCATGGCCAACATGACCAAGGAGGACTATATCGAGAGCACCCACCGAGGTCACGGCCACACAGTGGCGAAAGGTGCCGACTTGAACCGCATGATGGCGGAGATCTTCGGCAAAAGGACGGGATGCTGCAAGGGCAAGGGAGGCTCTATGCATATAGCGGACTTCAGCGTGGGAATGCTGGGGGCCAACGGCATAGTCGGAGGGGGCTATACCCTGGCGGTCGGCGCAGGTCTGGCGTCCAAGCTGAGGGGCGACGACCGAGTCTCGACGGTGTTCTTCGGCGATGGGGCCTCCAACAGGGGAACCTTCCACGAGGCCCTGAACATGGCGGCGGTTTGGAACCTGCCGGTGCTTTTCGTCTGCGAGAACAACCAGTGGGCCTCCACCACCCCAACCCACACGGTCAACTCGGTGGAGAACGTGGCGGACCGGGCCCAGGGATACGGCGTGCCGGGCTATATAGTGGACGGAAACGACGTTTTCGCCGTGTACGAGGCGGCTAAAGAGATAATCCAGTCGATCCGGTCCGGCGGCGGTCCTGTCCTCCTGGAGTGCAAGACCTATCGGATCAAGGGGCACTTCGTGGGAGACCCTGAGAAATACAGGACCAAAGAAGAGGTCCAGAATATGCAGGAGACCAACGATCCTATCACCCGCTTCGAGGCCAAGGTCACCGAGGCGGGGGTAATGACGGATCAGGAGCTGGAGGAGATCCACCGCCAGGTGGAGGCGGCCATAGAGGACGCGGTGCGGTTCGCCCTCGAGAGTCCCGAGCCCGATCCGTCGGAGCTCTACGAAGACCTTTACGTGTAG